Proteins found in one Flavobacterium channae genomic segment:
- a CDS encoding bifunctional 5,10-methylenetetrahydrofolate dehydrogenase/5,10-methenyltetrahydrofolate cyclohydrolase, with translation MQLLDGKKVSEDIKNEIAAQVAEMKANGEKVPHLAAIIVGNDGASLTYVGSKVKSCERVGFESTLIKMPSTTSETELLKKIKELNENDDIDGFIVQLPLPKQIDTQKIIEAIDPSKDVDGFHPENFGKMALDMSTFIPATPFGILELLERYNVQTEGKHTVVIGRSHIVGRPMGILMGRKGFPGNSTVTVTHSQTKNINQITSQADIIISALGVPNFLKAEMVKDDVVVIDVGITRVEDETTEKGYRIVGDVDFENVSKKASYITPVPGGVGPMTIAMLLKNTLLAREQKRNR, from the coding sequence ATGCAATTATTAGACGGAAAAAAAGTTTCGGAAGACATTAAAAATGAAATTGCTGCTCAGGTAGCAGAAATGAAAGCAAATGGTGAAAAAGTACCTCATTTAGCAGCTATTATTGTTGGTAATGATGGTGCAAGTTTAACTTATGTAGGAAGTAAAGTTAAGTCGTGCGAACGCGTTGGTTTTGAATCAACTTTAATAAAAATGCCTAGCACAACTTCTGAAACGGAACTTCTAAAGAAAATTAAAGAGTTGAACGAAAATGATGATATCGACGGTTTTATTGTTCAGTTGCCTTTACCAAAACAAATTGATACGCAAAAAATCATTGAAGCAATTGATCCAAGTAAAGATGTAGATGGTTTCCATCCAGAGAATTTTGGAAAAATGGCTTTAGATATGTCTACTTTTATTCCTGCAACACCTTTTGGAATCTTAGAATTATTAGAACGTTATAATGTTCAAACAGAAGGAAAGCATACTGTAGTAATCGGAAGAAGTCATATTGTTGGTCGTCCTATGGGAATTTTAATGGGAAGAAAAGGATTTCCTGGAAATTCGACTGTAACGGTTACTCATAGTCAAACAAAAAATATCAATCAAATTACTTCACAAGCCGATATTATTATTTCTGCATTAGGAGTTCCAAATTTCTTAAAAGCAGAAATGGTAAAAGACGATGTTGTTGTAATCGACGTTGGAATTACAAGAGTAGAAGATGAAACTACTGAAAAAGGCTACAGAATTGTTGGTGACGTAGATTTTGAAAATGTGTCAAAAAAAGCGTCTTACATTACGCCAGTTCCTGGTGGAGTAGGGCCAATGACAATTGCAATGTTATTGAAAAATACATTGTTAGCTAGAGAGCAAAAAAGAAATAGATAA